Within the Megalops cyprinoides isolate fMegCyp1 chromosome 10, fMegCyp1.pri, whole genome shotgun sequence genome, the region CCGAGCAAACTGAAATACACTGATGGTTTGCTATGCAATAAGATGTTATCAAGGAAATGAAAGTCATTGGGTACCATATGGTACATGGTGCCTCCTATTTACCACTTGCTACATTGCTACATgcgtaaataaataaatacacaaataaaagccGTTTTTCTAACAGAATGAATGAAGTTGCTGGTTTTTAAGACAATGTGTCTTTTAGCAGTCTTGTCTGTTGTGTCCTGTGAATGTGCCGGATTCTCCTAGCTAAGACTGTATTGCTGTAATATGAAAgaagctgaatatctggttatAATAGGATAATGTAAGTGGTAGACTTTTGTAATATGGGTCTTCCAATTTTCAAAGTATGGGTTTTTGTCAGAAAGTAGTCTTTAGGACCCAGACGGAGCATCAAGCAGAGAGCAGACTTCTTGTTCCTGGGCATTGCTTTCATGAAACTACTGCAGATAACTGATTTTTATAGCATAAGGATGTGGTGATGGAAAATTGAATAATTCTGTTACTGCATATATACTCAATAATGATTGGATTACAGTGTTTGCACAACGTCTAACAAGCAGTTAGCACACATAATTTTATCTGTAGTCTGAAGCTCCTCATTTTACCTTAACTACGTATGAGTGCATGCTAGATGGATTTGACAAATTAAGTGTTTGTACTTTTTTATAAACTCCAGGTATCAATATGTCCTTCCTCTTGGTACCATCTCATGTAGGGAGGAATTAAGCCGCAGATTGATTTGCTAAATGGGCTTTTCATATGAGTAGAGCTGATGTAAGGGTCCTACTCGGCAGAGTGGACGCAGAGGCCCTGATGAAGATATCAGAGCAGAAATTTTAAATTCACCAAGGGAGCAGGAGCTCTTCATTTCACTTTGTGTCTATGGTTTATAGCAGCATGATTTGTGTAAAAGGTGGGCTTAGTATTCTGCTTGAATATGAAGCCaatatatgtgcacatacagCAACCCACCAATTGTTTTTGTAACAACAGTTGTGTTCCTGGTATTATACCAAGTAACTGTGTAGCTAACTAACCATGAACAAGTTTGGATTGGTAGTGCCCATAGAAGCCCTTAACACATCAAGATagccagctaatgttagctgtcTAAAGTTCTAAGTTTTCATTATattctgtgaatatttaaaatgcgATGATACTTTTTGTCTGAGTATTGGTATGTGACTGcttttgcagtgtttctgcagGCCAAATGGCTTCATAAAACAATTGAAAACACCTGTTTCTTGTTTATTGGGTTCCAGTCATTCCAAAGTAAGTCCAAGTACGATAAATTGTAAAACTTCACTGAATGACTACAAGCAGGTGTATCTTGCAAAGTGATTTGTCATTTGGCTGGTCCCAGaagatgtatgttttttgttaattttacaCAAGGCACTGAAGATGGCTTCTAAGCCAAAACATCTACACTTGCACTTTGCACATGTACTTATGTTCTGTTAAATTCAatatatttctctctgtctgctgagGCTAAAAACTCTTGCACTGCCCAATCAAACACTGCACCGAAATTGCCTAGTGAATCTATTCTAACCACtacctccctctttttctctctatctctctctgtccctcttgcCATTCAGGTAATAAGTACTCCTGCAACCCCATCCCTTATTAGAATTTACCTTGCTTCAATGGACAAGGTGCCTGGGCCACAATTACACTGTAAAACTTGTGATGCCCTTGCCCTGGCTGCTGTTTGACAGACGATCCCCTCACATCCTGTCTGAGCCAACCATACCATCTCTCGGCTGCCAAGCTGCCATTTCAGTGTTAATATTCCACTGCTTTCCACAAGTTCATTGACTGCCTTTTCCTGGGAACAGTGaataatttcccttttttcacaaATAACCCTTGGTTTACTGGTTTTTATATTTCTCTGGAAAACAACATGTTCAGTGCTTTCTGATACGTTCCATTGTAAAAATTCACTGTAACAAGTTTGATTTAAGTTAGTTGCTAAGTTGCTCTGGCAAAATGAATTAATACCCAACACAATCTGTAATAGTCAGCAGTGATGTATCAAACTCATATGTGAAGCAGATAGATTTCCGATACACCTTTTGCACACCATCTGTTTCTCTTTTGATAGCTTGTAACTAATTGTCAACCTTAAAGACTCTGAGGTAAGTAATAGTAGGACATGGAATACCCACAGATTGATCTTCTCCAGTCTAGTTATTAATACTATCACCCAACAGTTTCCAACAACCATTAGCAATAGTAGTTCAGTTTCCACATATTATACCTTACAGTACTTGTCTTCACATGCTCCTACATGTACCATAGAAAAGTCAGCTACTTTTTAGACAAACACTTTTAGCTATAGCTACCCTACTGCCAGTCtcttattttttgaaatgtaaaacttaGTACCTTAGTACCTAGTAAATGAGCTGGTTCCCAGTGGGACATGCAAAATACCAGCAAACATTATTGACCCACTGGACCAATGCCAGCTGTCAATCAGCAGAGTACTGATTGACCTGCAGTTGTAGAAGTGAAGCAGAAGGCATCATTGTAGTCCTGAGTCCTGTCTTAAGGTCTATAGCTGCGAACACCAGGATGGAGTTTCTCCTCTCCACATTGAGCCTGTGGGTGCAGTATGGGGTCATGGACTGGCCATGTCATGGACATGTCCCATCATTCACCCATCCCGCATTGTACTAGTCTCTCCTACTGCACAATTTTAACACAATATACGATTGTAAACATTTTACCATGACTGATTAAATTCAaggtgtgtatgtatatcaGTGCATATTTGCTTGGATTGTGTTTCACAACTTCAGTTGCGGAGAATTTTAACATACAAGATGCACCACACATTTCACACGACTCGAAAGGGTAAACCTGCATAAAACCGCTCTTCTTGTCTTCAACGCTGTTGTTGATGGGCTTTAGGACCCAGGTGTGCGGCATTTGACGCAAAGAAAACTGCCTATTCCTGGGCTCTACTTTCGTACAATCACTGCGCAGATCAACTGACTTTATTTTAAGTATGTCCTGACAACGGATACAAACAATAACATTACCTTATCTATACGTAATAATAATCAGTGGATCTGTGCAGCGTCTGCTCTACACTAATGATCGTGATCAGTTAGCAGATTGTGTGCAGACTTTGAAGTTCCTTATTCCACATGGTGGCCATGGTTTACTATGGTATTCTTCGTCTAAAGGTAAGCTTAATATTCTCTTTAAAATATGAGGTGGATCTATTTCCATGTACAACAGTGCACCAACTTACGGAACAGTAGGTTTTACAAACACTGCTGGTGTTAATCATTATACCTAgggactagctagctaacgttgaAGGAGTTCGGATTGGTGGCGCCCGCAAGAGCGTCAAACACATGTAAGCAGCTGTTAACCTCAGCAGGTTGGATACATGTGTACAGTGTATAAGATATTCAGTTTaggtttaaaacattttatgagtTTATGAGCATTATCGAGTAAGGATCTCCTGTGTGGTTTACACATGACACTGTTATCCGGAAAATCCTGTTTTCTTTGGTACGGCACTTAGGTATGTTGGAGTGGCAAGCAAGCTAGCAGGTAAGGGTATTTACATACGAAACTCACTTGTGATTGAGTCGCATCAGGAGCAGTTTCATGCAGAACTTGAGGGGTGAACTTCATCCCCCGTGTGTTCACGTGAGTTAACTTCGAGATCGTAACAACAGTACGTATAATTTTTTATACCTGAGAATGATTCTTTTGcaccaaacaaaactgaagtTGAATTTGATCAGATTGTGTCCATGATGTCGCTTCCTTAAACGTCACTTGTTGTGTTAGTTGGGCAGAGTCCAAAATGTATACGGAAAGGGAATCACTCAGGAACAGTTACcaaccatttatttatttcccatttatttaatacttgatataataaataatgcagccCATCACTAACCACTCCAAGCTATCGATTGGTGAAGTCACTGATTTACAACGTAGGCTATTATGTTTATTGCCTTAAATATTCAAGGCCCTATATAGGAGACTGGAAAGAAGTATACAGTGTTCGCATTGTGGCAAACAGAATATGCACGGGGTGAATTGtaaattcatcattttattgGTCATTATTCACATAATACCGCAGGAGTATTGACTTAATTCGTTTCAGCTGTGAACTCAACCGCGAGTCGCCTCAAGTAGGAGGAAGCAGGGAAAATTATTGCCGTTGGTTTGTAGGTGTATAGTGTTTACAATTAAGTCGCAGCCGAAGTAATTCCTCCCGTCTCTTCTTTGCAAAGGGAAATACTGATAGCAATTTAATCACACCACATCAAGATATTTGAACCTTGAAAGCTGAATGCATCTAAAAGCTGTGTTCCTTTGTGTTCATTACAATTTGCAGTTGGCTCACGGGTGGCTGGAATGAAAGGAATAGCTAAGACTTTGATCATTTACTGTGTAGCATGTTTGTAACCATATGGTCATACTTTTATCCTATTAGCCTGCATCAATACAACTGTAAGTATGTATAAGATATCAACAGTTAACTTAAGGCTgatttcctccctttttttccttgtagGAGAGACACCCTCCAGGAGTTGAAAACAGGACGctaagaaaaataatatcagaAAGTACTGAGCAGCAAAGGATCAGAGTGAGATAAGAGGAAATTAGCACAATGGAATACACATTATAGAGCCAGAGATGGAGTGCTCTACACAAAGAAGTGACTCTCTGGGACCAGTGGGTGATACACCGTGCACTAGGGTTAGTCACGTACATCACCAAACCACGATGCTAATAAAACTAGAGACTGATCTGGGCTCCACCCACTCTGGAGATCCCATGATGCAGCATCCAGTCTGTACAGAGCTTGGAGATGTAACTCATCAGCATCctgacaaaattaaacaagAGGCTGATGAACAAGAGTACATAAAGGCAGAACAGGACTATGATTTGGATTATTCTAATCATCCACAAGTTATTTTTCATCAGAAGAAATGTGAAACTAATGAAACTTCAGTGACTGTGGacacaaatactgtaatgaATGATGGCGGGGCTAACGACAGCACCAAGAATCAACAACAGAAATGTGCAGGAGATCGAAATCCATGTTATGAAAATGTTGCTCATGACATGCAGATATTGGAAAGTGACTTAAATCAACAAGAATCAAGTAATCAGAGCAGCTTTGCCCAGGAGTGTGTAGCTGGTGACAAAACGTACAACTGTGCTCAGTGTCAAAAGGTTTTCATTAAAGAATCATCTTTAAAACGACACCAGAAAATTCATTTAGATGACAAACCATACAAGTGTACCCAGTGTGGGAAGCAGTTTAATTGGGCATCTAAATGCAAAGATCACCAAAAAGTTCACTCTAGTGAAAGACCACACAAGTGCTCCCAATGTGAGAAGTCTTTTAGGCGGGTGTCTGATTTAAATCAACACCAGAAGATTCACTCAGGTGAAAAACCATACATGTGTACCCAATGTGGGAAGTCTTTTAGCCATGGATCTACTTTAGCACAGC harbors:
- the LOC118784454 gene encoding zinc finger protein 501-like, whose amino-acid sequence is MECSTQRSDSLGPVGDTPCTRVSHVHHQTTMLIKLETDLGSTHSGDPMMQHPVCTELGDVTHQHPDKIKQEADEQEYIKAEQDYDLDYSNHPQVIFHQKKCETNETSVTVDTNTVMNDGGANDSTKNQQQKCAGDRNPCYENVAHDMQILESDLNQQESSNQSSFAQECVAGDKTYNCAQCQKVFIKESSLKRHQKIHLDDKPYKCTQCGKQFNWASKCKDHQKVHSSERPHKCSQCEKSFRRVSDLNQHQKIHSGEKPYMCTQCGKSFSHGSTLAQHQISHSGEKTFKCTKCDRCYKHASTRRQHERTHSSEKPYKCNHCGKGFSYTFLLKEHQILHSGKKPYVCSDCGKGFAQRTYLKQHQRIHVNGMIYNEKPYNCNDCGKIFKQVNDLRRHQKIHSGEKPHKCTVCGRCFQRVYGLKEHQRIHSDERPYKCTMCGKGFHHASTLKQHQITHSDEKPYSCVQCGKCFIHTSHFKEHQRMHLALLGFF